Within the Echinicola sp. 20G genome, the region CCATATTTTGTTTGGTACTCAGGGAATGGATGATGCTGCTAAAGCAGAAGCGAAAGCTCAAGCGGAGAAAGTATTGGCTGAACTAAAAGACGGTGGTAACTTCTTTGCTGCTGCTCAGCAATATGGACAAGATGGAACTGCCCAAAGGGGTGGTGATCTGGGATGGTTCGCCAAAGAGGATTTTGTAGAGCCATTTGCTGATGCGGTATTTGCAGCGAAGTCAACTGGTCTTATCAACAGCCTGGTGGAAACAGAGTATGGTTACCATATCATTTCTGTTACCGAGATGCCTCAAACAGCTACTGTGAAGCTGGCAACCTTGGAACTTGAATTGGGACCAAGTGATGCGACCAGAAATGAGATTTTCAGAAATGCGGATTACTTTGCTGCTAATACAGGCAACGCAGATGAATTCAAAACAAATGCTGAGAAAGATGGATACAGAGTGCTTCAGGCTAATAGCCTTGGTACCAATGCAAGAAGTATCAACAATCTTGGAGGAGCCAGAGAAGTCGTAAGATGGGCATTCAATGATGCTTCCGTAGGAAGTGTTTCACCTGTATTTGAATTGGACAATGCGTATGTGGTGGCTATGTTAAGAGGAGAAACTGAAGAAGGAGATGTTACTTTGGATCAAGTAAGAGCTGAAGTGATGGCTCAAGTAAGAAACGAAAAGAAGGCAGCTTATATCAGTGAGAAACTAAAAGGTAAGGAGAGCTTAGAAGCAATGAAGGAAGTTTTTCCTGAATATGCTTCTGTAGGTACTGCTGCTGACCTAAAATTAAGTGATAATACGATTCCAGGAGTTGGTTATGCTCCTAAAGCTGTTGGAGCGGTATTTGGCCTGAAACAAGGACAAGTAACCCAGCCTATCAAAGAGGATATTGGGGTGATAGTAGCTAAGCTGAACAGCATTACTCCTGCTGGTGAAGTGGCTGACTATAGCATGTACCAAAACCAATTGCAGGCCAGCGCGCAACAAAGAACTACTTATATGATCATGATGGCTGCTCAAGAGTTGGCCAATGTGAAAGACTTTAGATATAAATTCTTCTAATGGAAGAAGGTTAAATCATAAAGAATCCCATCCTCTAATGAGGGTGGGATTTTCTTGTTTATGGATTTAATTTTTTATCTATCGCGTTAATAAAGTAAATTCGATAATTATGAATAAAGTATTTGATAAAGCAGCGTTCAAAGAAAAACTGGATGAGCAGACTACTTTTCCTGCATTGTACATGTTCAAGTTTATTGTGCCTAAAGGAAAAGAGGATGAAGTAAAGCGATTATTGCCGAACAACGAAATTACTTTCAAAGCCTCTGCCAAGGGGACTTATATCAGTGCTACGATCAAAGCCATGATGAAAGACAGTGAGGCAATTATTAAAGTATATGAGGAGGCTTCAAAGATAGAAGGTATTATCTCACTTTAAAAAAGACAGTTATGTGGCCAGAGGAAAACAACCGATTAAAAAAGACATTTGAATTTTCAGATTTCACAGAAGCTTTTGCTTTTATGTGTAGGGTCGCTTTTTTGGCAGAAGCCCACCAGCATCACCCTAACTGGAGCAATGTTTATAATAAAGTGACCATAGAGCTTACCACACATGATCAAGGAAATGTGGTTACTGACAAAGACAGAAAGCTGGCTGAGGCAATAGATCAACTGACCTGATGACTGAAGAAAAGCATACCCATTTGTTTGTGGTCCCCACACCTATTGGGAATTTGAAGGATATTACTTTAAGGGCCATCGAGGTATTAAAAACAGTAGACGTTATCCTAGCAGAAGATACCCGAACAACGGGCAAACTTCTCAAGCACCTCGAGATTCAGCGCCCATTGCAGAGTTATCATATTTTTAATGAACACAAGACAGTAGAAAAACTCATTTCCAGAATGGAGAATGGGGAGCGATTTGCCCTAGTGAGTGATGCAGGTACACCAGCGATTTCCGATCCAGGATTTTTATTGGTGCGGGCAGCCAGAGAGGCTGAGCTGGAAGTGAACTGCCTGCCAGGAGCTACTGCTTTTGTTCCTGCCTTGGTCAATTCTGCCCTTCCCAATGACCGTTTCGTTTTTGAAGGTTTTTTACCTCATAAAAAAGGCCGGAAGACAAGGATAGAAAATCTACAAGAAGAAGTCAGGACCATGATATTTTATGAGTCCCCACACAGGCTTTTAA harbors:
- a CDS encoding peptidylprolyl isomerase; amino-acid sequence: MALIKEIRQRTGLAIGVIAVGLILFLVGGDLLGPNSMLLGGRDTVVGEINGEEISYEEYIDQVERFKLNYQQNTGRNPSENEMYSIREQAWQAMIVKRVFSEQYEALGMTISDEELVDMVQGKNIVAELRQQLTNPETGQFDRQQLIAFLQSLESAPAQQRAFWAQQEQTFADSRLRIKYDNLLAASSFANKEEGALQYRMQSSVADIEHLFVPFYAVSDSAVSISESDLKAYLSENEEKFEGANTRDISYIRFDLYPSGEDSATVIQQISQLTEELSSASNDSVFVLRNSEISNPFRTYLPGEELPALLTSNVEDPEEGAVYGPYITDRSTYVTYKVSQKFDGTPRMRASHILFGTQGMDDAAKAEAKAQAEKVLAELKDGGNFFAAAQQYGQDGTAQRGGDLGWFAKEDFVEPFADAVFAAKSTGLINSLVETEYGYHIISVTEMPQTATVKLATLELELGPSDATRNEIFRNADYFAANTGNADEFKTNAEKDGYRVLQANSLGTNARSINNLGGAREVVRWAFNDASVGSVSPVFELDNAYVVAMLRGETEEGDVTLDQVRAEVMAQVRNEKKAAYISEKLKGKESLEAMKEVFPEYASVGTAADLKLSDNTIPGVGYAPKAVGAVFGLKQGQVTQPIKEDIGVIVAKLNSITPAGEVADYSMYQNQLQASAQQRTTYMIMMAAQELANVKDFRYKFF
- the rsmI gene encoding 16S rRNA (cytidine(1402)-2'-O)-methyltransferase, with amino-acid sequence MTEEKHTHLFVVPTPIGNLKDITLRAIEVLKTVDVILAEDTRTTGKLLKHLEIQRPLQSYHIFNEHKTVEKLISRMENGERFALVSDAGTPAISDPGFLLVRAAREAELEVNCLPGATAFVPALVNSALPNDRFVFEGFLPHKKGRKTRIENLQEEVRTMIFYESPHRLLKTLIQFKEAFGADRLACVSRELTKLYEENIRGTLEELVEYYQENTIKGEIVITVSGKN
- a CDS encoding 4a-hydroxytetrahydrobiopterin dehydratase is translated as MWPEENNRLKKTFEFSDFTEAFAFMCRVAFLAEAHQHHPNWSNVYNKVTIELTTHDQGNVVTDKDRKLAEAIDQLT
- a CDS encoding DUF493 family protein → MNKVFDKAAFKEKLDEQTTFPALYMFKFIVPKGKEDEVKRLLPNNEITFKASAKGTYISATIKAMMKDSEAIIKVYEEASKIEGIISL